One segment of Carya illinoinensis cultivar Pawnee chromosome 1, C.illinoinensisPawnee_v1, whole genome shotgun sequence DNA contains the following:
- the LOC122303158 gene encoding S-protein homolog 6 translates to MKVHISLLLTLSLAIALFVVFTLISQPQHLNGMEYEVRVVNGFTDNSSLPLVIWCTSKDGDMGGRALQEHDDFSWVVRTNFWGSTHFFCTMKWDQKRKSFDAFKVPRDSYRCGLLRKCFWLVKEDGFYFSNDDVNWKKDFSWY, encoded by the coding sequence ATGAAGGTTCATATCAGTCTTTTGCTCACTCTCTCCCTTGCAATTGCATTGTTTGTTGTATTCACTCTAATATCACAACCACAGCACCTAAACGGCATGGAATATGAGGTGCGGGTGGTGAATGGATTCACAGACAACTCCTCTCTGCCTTTGGTAATTTGGTGTACATCAAAAGACGGTGATATGGGTGGACGTGCACTCCAAGAGCACGACGATTTCAGCTGGGTTGTCAGGACCAACTTCTGGGGCTCTACTCATTTCTTCTGCACCATGAAATGGGACCAAAAGAGGAAGAGTTTCGATGCGTTTAAGGTTCCAAGGGACAGTTATCGCTGCGGCCTTCTTAGGAAGTGCTTCTGGTTGGTGAAAGAGGATGGGTTTTATTTCAGCAATGATGATGTGAATTGGAAAAAGGACTTTTCCTGGTATTAG
- the LOC122279044 gene encoding cyclin-L1-1-like isoform X2 — translation MIYTAIDNFYLTDEQLENSPSRKDGIDEATETALRIYGCDLIQESGILLKLPQAIMATGQVVFHRFYCKKSFARFNVKKVAAGCVWLASKLEESPRKARQVLIVFHRMECRRENLPIEHLEIGSLKYHELKTDLSRTERHILKEMGFICHVEHPHKFISNYLATLETPPELTQEAWNLANDSLRTTLCVRFKSEVVACGVVYVAARRFQVPLPENPPWWKAFDADKSGIDEVCSVLAHLYSLPKALYIPVCKDGDSFTFSNKSRDSQSQFVQEVQQTSPTANAKPTSAAANPGSGGSKDVLIRVAIDKLKETKKSDDEPLNVPVEGDAREEPMLKSYPEHRTEASRERNREREKERERDREREREDRIKARDRDRGRDSDREWDREESERDRDKVKDRSHLSRDRGKDSGGRSRHHSSRDRDYYSSSYSSREKDRHRHRS, via the exons ATGATATATACAGCGATTGACAATTTCTACTTGACCGATGAGCAGCTAGAGAACTCACCTTCTAGGAAAGATGGTATAGATGAAGCGACCGAAACTGCCCTACGAATCTATGGCTGTGATCTCATCCAAGAAAGTGGCATCTTGCTTAAGTT GCCTCAAGCAATAATGGCCACTGGCCAGGTTGTATTCCATCGTTTCTACTGCAAGAAGTCATTTGCCCGCTTCAATGTGAAG AAAGTTGCTGCAGGCTGTGTGTGGCTTGCATCAAAGCTGGAGGAAAGCCCTAGGAAAGCAAGACAAGTCCTCATTGTTTTCCATAGAATGGAATGTAGGAGGGAGAACTTGCCCATAGAGCATTTGGAAATTGGATCGCTG AAATATCATGAGCTCAAGACAGACTTGAGTCGAACAGAAAGACATATATTGAAGGAGATGGGATTCATTTGTCATGTTGAACATCCTCATAAATTCATATCTAACTACCTCGCCACCCTTGAAACACCTCCAGAACTGACGCAAGAAGCTTGGAATCTCGCAAATGATAG TTTGCGTACGACCTTGTGTGTTCGATTCAAGAGCGAGGTTGTGGCCTGTGGGGTTGTCTATGTTGCGGCACGTCGGTTCCAGGTACCCCTTCCTGAGAATCCTCCATGGTGGAAGGCCTTTGATGCAGACAAGTCTGGGATTGATGAAGTTTGTAGTGTTCTGGCTCACCTGTACAGCCTTCCTAAGGCACTGTACATTCCAGTCTGTAAGGATGGAGATTCTTTTACATTTTCTAACAAGTCAAGGGATTCGCAATCTCAGTTTGTAC AGGAGGTTCAGCAGACTAGCCCTACAGCTAATGCCAAGCCAACTTCAGCAGCAGCTAATCCAGGATCTGGTGGATCCAAAGATGTATTGATAAGAGTAGCCATTGACAAGTTGAAGGAGACTAAGAAAAGTGATGATGAGCCATTGAACGTGCCTGTTGAAGGAGATGCTAGAGAAGAGCCCATGCTAAAATCCTATCCCGAGCACAGGACAGAGGCAAGTAGGGAGCGaaatagggagagagagaaagagagggaaagggaCAGGGAAAGGGAGAGGGAGGACAGAATAAAGGCTCGTGATCGTGATAGGGGCAGAGATTCTGACCGGGAATGGGACCGAGAGGAAAGTGAGAGGGACAGAGATAAAGTCAAGGATCGCAGTCATCTTTCTAGGGATAGAGGAAAGGATTCAG GAGGACGCTCAAGACACCACTCATCACGAG ATCGTGACTACTACAGTTCCTCTTATTCTTCAAGGGAGAAGGATCGCCATAGACATCGTTCATAA
- the LOC122279044 gene encoding cyclin-L1-1-like isoform X1, with protein sequence MIYTAIDNFYLTDEQLENSPSRKDGIDEATETALRIYGCDLIQESGILLKLPQAIMATGQVVFHRFYCKKSFARFNVKKVAAGCVWLASKLEESPRKARQVLIVFHRMECRRENLPIEHLEIGSLKYHELKTDLSRTERHILKEMGFICHVEHPHKFISNYLATLETPPELTQEAWNLANDSLRTTLCVRFKSEVVACGVVYVAARRFQVPLPENPPWWKAFDADKSGIDEVCSVLAHLYSLPKALYIPVCKDGDSFTFSNKSRDSQSQFVPKEVQQTSPTANAKPTSAAANPGSGGSKDVLIRVAIDKLKETKKSDDEPLNVPVEGDAREEPMLKSYPEHRTEASRERNREREKERERDREREREDRIKARDRDRGRDSDREWDREESERDRDKVKDRSHLSRDRGKDSGGRSRHHSSRDRDYYSSSYSSREKDRHRHRS encoded by the exons ATGATATATACAGCGATTGACAATTTCTACTTGACCGATGAGCAGCTAGAGAACTCACCTTCTAGGAAAGATGGTATAGATGAAGCGACCGAAACTGCCCTACGAATCTATGGCTGTGATCTCATCCAAGAAAGTGGCATCTTGCTTAAGTT GCCTCAAGCAATAATGGCCACTGGCCAGGTTGTATTCCATCGTTTCTACTGCAAGAAGTCATTTGCCCGCTTCAATGTGAAG AAAGTTGCTGCAGGCTGTGTGTGGCTTGCATCAAAGCTGGAGGAAAGCCCTAGGAAAGCAAGACAAGTCCTCATTGTTTTCCATAGAATGGAATGTAGGAGGGAGAACTTGCCCATAGAGCATTTGGAAATTGGATCGCTG AAATATCATGAGCTCAAGACAGACTTGAGTCGAACAGAAAGACATATATTGAAGGAGATGGGATTCATTTGTCATGTTGAACATCCTCATAAATTCATATCTAACTACCTCGCCACCCTTGAAACACCTCCAGAACTGACGCAAGAAGCTTGGAATCTCGCAAATGATAG TTTGCGTACGACCTTGTGTGTTCGATTCAAGAGCGAGGTTGTGGCCTGTGGGGTTGTCTATGTTGCGGCACGTCGGTTCCAGGTACCCCTTCCTGAGAATCCTCCATGGTGGAAGGCCTTTGATGCAGACAAGTCTGGGATTGATGAAGTTTGTAGTGTTCTGGCTCACCTGTACAGCCTTCCTAAGGCACTGTACATTCCAGTCTGTAAGGATGGAGATTCTTTTACATTTTCTAACAAGTCAAGGGATTCGCAATCTCAGTTTGTACCCAAG GAGGTTCAGCAGACTAGCCCTACAGCTAATGCCAAGCCAACTTCAGCAGCAGCTAATCCAGGATCTGGTGGATCCAAAGATGTATTGATAAGAGTAGCCATTGACAAGTTGAAGGAGACTAAGAAAAGTGATGATGAGCCATTGAACGTGCCTGTTGAAGGAGATGCTAGAGAAGAGCCCATGCTAAAATCCTATCCCGAGCACAGGACAGAGGCAAGTAGGGAGCGaaatagggagagagagaaagagagggaaagggaCAGGGAAAGGGAGAGGGAGGACAGAATAAAGGCTCGTGATCGTGATAGGGGCAGAGATTCTGACCGGGAATGGGACCGAGAGGAAAGTGAGAGGGACAGAGATAAAGTCAAGGATCGCAGTCATCTTTCTAGGGATAGAGGAAAGGATTCAG GAGGACGCTCAAGACACCACTCATCACGAG ATCGTGACTACTACAGTTCCTCTTATTCTTCAAGGGAGAAGGATCGCCATAGACATCGTTCATAA
- the LOC122279044 gene encoding cyclin-L1-1-like isoform X3: MATGQVVFHRFYCKKSFARFNVKKVAAGCVWLASKLEESPRKARQVLIVFHRMECRRENLPIEHLEIGSLKYHELKTDLSRTERHILKEMGFICHVEHPHKFISNYLATLETPPELTQEAWNLANDSLRTTLCVRFKSEVVACGVVYVAARRFQVPLPENPPWWKAFDADKSGIDEVCSVLAHLYSLPKALYIPVCKDGDSFTFSNKSRDSQSQFVPKEVQQTSPTANAKPTSAAANPGSGGSKDVLIRVAIDKLKETKKSDDEPLNVPVEGDAREEPMLKSYPEHRTEASRERNREREKERERDREREREDRIKARDRDRGRDSDREWDREESERDRDKVKDRSHLSRDRGKDSGGRSRHHSSRDRDYYSSSYSSREKDRHRHRS; this comes from the exons ATGGCCACTGGCCAGGTTGTATTCCATCGTTTCTACTGCAAGAAGTCATTTGCCCGCTTCAATGTGAAG AAAGTTGCTGCAGGCTGTGTGTGGCTTGCATCAAAGCTGGAGGAAAGCCCTAGGAAAGCAAGACAAGTCCTCATTGTTTTCCATAGAATGGAATGTAGGAGGGAGAACTTGCCCATAGAGCATTTGGAAATTGGATCGCTG AAATATCATGAGCTCAAGACAGACTTGAGTCGAACAGAAAGACATATATTGAAGGAGATGGGATTCATTTGTCATGTTGAACATCCTCATAAATTCATATCTAACTACCTCGCCACCCTTGAAACACCTCCAGAACTGACGCAAGAAGCTTGGAATCTCGCAAATGATAG TTTGCGTACGACCTTGTGTGTTCGATTCAAGAGCGAGGTTGTGGCCTGTGGGGTTGTCTATGTTGCGGCACGTCGGTTCCAGGTACCCCTTCCTGAGAATCCTCCATGGTGGAAGGCCTTTGATGCAGACAAGTCTGGGATTGATGAAGTTTGTAGTGTTCTGGCTCACCTGTACAGCCTTCCTAAGGCACTGTACATTCCAGTCTGTAAGGATGGAGATTCTTTTACATTTTCTAACAAGTCAAGGGATTCGCAATCTCAGTTTGTACCCAAG GAGGTTCAGCAGACTAGCCCTACAGCTAATGCCAAGCCAACTTCAGCAGCAGCTAATCCAGGATCTGGTGGATCCAAAGATGTATTGATAAGAGTAGCCATTGACAAGTTGAAGGAGACTAAGAAAAGTGATGATGAGCCATTGAACGTGCCTGTTGAAGGAGATGCTAGAGAAGAGCCCATGCTAAAATCCTATCCCGAGCACAGGACAGAGGCAAGTAGGGAGCGaaatagggagagagagaaagagagggaaagggaCAGGGAAAGGGAGAGGGAGGACAGAATAAAGGCTCGTGATCGTGATAGGGGCAGAGATTCTGACCGGGAATGGGACCGAGAGGAAAGTGAGAGGGACAGAGATAAAGTCAAGGATCGCAGTCATCTTTCTAGGGATAGAGGAAAGGATTCAG GAGGACGCTCAAGACACCACTCATCACGAG ATCGTGACTACTACAGTTCCTCTTATTCTTCAAGGGAGAAGGATCGCCATAGACATCGTTCATAA
- the LOC122279053 gene encoding probable leucine-rich repeat receptor-like protein kinase At2g33170, translating to MSFLTSDRGLCKVRFNFQSAAKMSGNINWRSIVGWRFIGFLLVATVPFCISEGLNSDGLYLLELRNGLRDQFNRLGNWNSTDRTPCGWHGVKCTSDNDPVVHSLRLNSLNLSGTLSSSIGGLVHLTELDLSDNGLTGDIPREIGNCSKLEYLYLNNNQFDGQLPAELGNLSWLRRLNVCNNRISGPIPEELGNLSLLVDFVVYTNNLTGPLPRSIGNLKQLTSFRAGQNAISGNIPAEIGGCESLELLGLTQNNIGGKIPKEIGMLGKLKDLILHSNQLSGFIPEELGNCTSLVTLALNDNDLGGSIPKEIGNFKSLRMLYLYRNKLNGTIPREIGNLSLAREIDFSENYLTGEIPSEFIKITNLSLLYLFQNQLTGVIPKELISLRNLTKVDLSINQLTGPVPFGFQYLTKMIMLQLFNNFLSGSIPRGLGLHSRLWVLDLSNNQLTGRMPPHLCQHSNLILLNLESNKLHGNIPAGVINCQSLVQLRLVGNGLTGSFPSDLCKLVNLSAVELDQNRFSGPIPPVIGNCHKLQRLHIAGNYFTSELPKEIGNLSQLVTFNVSSNLLTGRIPPEIVNCKMLQRLDLSQNRFIDALPNELGILLQLELLRLSENNFSGDIPSALGNLSHLTELQMGGNSFSGEIPRELGSLSSLQIALNLSNNNLTGRIPEELGNLKILEYLYLNNNQLTGEIPSTFENLSSLLGCNFSYNDLTGPLPSVSLFQNMAINSFIGNKGLCGGLLRGCSGKSSPSVPSLERVGAPQGKIITAISAAVGGVSLILIVILLYFMRRPAETVPSLQDKDISSPDSDIYFPPKDGFTFEDLVEATNNFHDRYVVGRGACGTVYKAVMHSGKIIAVKKLASNREGNNIENSFRAEISTLGKIRHRNIVKLYGYYYHHGSNLLLYEYMAKGSLGEMLHGASCSLEWPTRFTIALGAAEGLSYLHHDCKPKIIHRDIKSNNILLDDGFEAHVGDFGLAKVIDMPQSKSMSAVAGSYGYIAPEYAYTMKVTEKCDIYSYGVVLLELLTGKTPVQPLDQGGDLVTWVRKYVRDHSLASVILDPRLNLEDKSTVEHMLTVLKIALMCTSMSHLDRPSMRQVVLMLIESNE from the exons atgtctttcttgACGAGTGATCGCGGGCTTTGCAAGGTGCGTTTTAACTT TCAGAGCGCCGCTAAAATGTCGGGGAATATCAATTGGAGGAGCATTGTGGGATGGAGGTTTATCGGGTTCTTGCTTGTTGCTACCGTACCCTTTTGTATTTCAGAGGGGTTGAATTCGGATGGGCTTTACCTCCTGGAGCTGAGAAATGGTCTTCGCGATCAGTTTAACCGTTTGGGAAATTGGAACTCCACTGATCGAACACCATGTGGATGGCATGGTGTGAAATGCACCTCTGATAATGATCCCGTAGTCCATTCGCTTCGCTTGAATTCATTGAATCTTTCTGGAACCCTGAGCTCTAGCATTGGTGGTTTGGTCCATCTTACTGAGCTTGATCTCTCTGATAATGGGCTCACTGGAGACATACCTAGGGAGATTGGAAACTGTTCCAAGTTGGAGTATctttatttgaataataatcAATTTGATGGGCAACTTCCTGCTGAGTTGGGGAATCTGTCTTGGTTAAGAAGATTGAATGTATGCAACAATAGAATATCTGGCCCTATTCCGGAGGAGTTAGGAAACTTGTCTTTATTGGTTGATTTTGTGGTATATACCAACAATCTCACAGGCCCATTACCTCGTTCTATTGGGAATCTCAAGCAGCTAACTTCATTTAGAGCTGGGCAAAATGCTATTTCTGGTAACATACCAGCCGAAATAGGTGGATGTGAGAGCTTGGAACTACTTGGTCTTACCCAAAATAATATAGGAGGGAAAATACCAAAGGAAATTGGGATGCTGGGCAAGTTGAAAGATCTGATTCTACATTCAAACCAGCTTTCGGGGTTTATCCCAGAGGAACTTGGGAACTGTACAAGCCTTGTAACCCTTGCTTTGAATGATAATGATCTCGGGGGATCTATACCTAAGGAGATTGGGAACTTCAAATCGTTGAGGATGTTGTACCTCTATAGGAATAAGCTGAATGGAACGATTCCGAGGGAGATCGGGAATCTTTCTCTGGCCCGTGAAATTGATTTCTCGGAGAACTATTTGACAGGTGAGATCCCCTCTGAGTTCATTAAGATCACAAACTTAAGCTTACTATACCTTTTCCAGAACCAGCTTACAGGTGTTATACCAAAAGAGCTCATTAGCTTGAGGAACCTGACAAAAGTTGACCTCTCAATTAATCAGCTAACAGGTCCTGTTCCATTTGGGTTTCAGTATTTGACTAAAATGATCATGTTACAGCTTTTCAACAACTTTCTGAGTGGCAGCATTCCTCGGGGGCTTGGTCTCCACAGCAGACTTTGGGTGCTTGATTTATCGAACAACCAACTAACAGGAAGAATGCCACCTCATCTTTGCCAACATTCTAACCTGATTTTGTTGAATCTGGAGTCTAATAAGCTGCATGGAAATATCCCAGCTGGGGTCATCAACTGCCAATCATTGGTGCAACTTCGTCTGGTTGGAAACGGGCTTACTGGAAGCTTCCCGTCAGACTTGTGCAAATTAGTGAACCTTTCTGCTGTTGAATTAGATCAAAACAGGTTCAGTGGTCCAATTCCTCCAGTTATTGGGAACTGCCACAAGTTGCAGAGGCTTCATATTGCAGGAAATTACTTTACATCAGAGTTGCCTAAGGAAATAGGAAATCTATCTCAATTGGTGACTTTTAATGTTTCTTCGAACTTGCTTACGGGAAGGATTCCACCAGAAATTGTTAATTGCAAGATGCTTCAGCGGCTTGATCTCAGCCAAAATAGGTTTATAGATGCGTTACCAAATGAGCTCGGAATCCTTTTGCAGCTGGAGCTTCTCAGACTATCAGAAAATAATTTCTCTGGAGATATACCTTCAGCATTGGGAAACCTCTCCCACTTGACAGAGTTGCAGATGGGTGGCAATTCATTTTCTGGTGAAATACCTCGTGAGTTGGGTTCTCTTTCAAGCTTGCAGATTGCATTGAATCTGAGCAATAATAATCTCACTGGGAGAATACCAGAAGAGCTTGGCAATCTTAAAATACTGGAATACCTCTACCTCAATAATAATCAATTGACTGGTGAAATTCCCAGCACATTTGAAAATCTGTCGAGTTTATTGGGCTGCAATTTCTCATACAATGACCTTACTGGACCTTTACCTTCTGTATCACTGTTTCAGAACATGGCCATCAACAGCTTCATTGGGAACAAAGGGCTTTGTGGTGGCCTTCTTCGAGGTTGCAGTGGAAAATCATCTCCATCTGTTCCATCTTTGGAAAGAGTTGGTGCTCCTCAGGGTAAAATCATTACAGCAATTTCAGCTGCCGTGGGTGGGGTTTCTCTCATTCTAATTGTGATTCTTCTGTATTTCATGAGACGTCCAGCTGAGACAGTTCCTTCCTTGCAAGATAAGGACATTTCATCGCCAGATTCAGACATCTATTTTCCACCAAAAGATGGGTTCACTTTTGAAGATCTGGTTGAGGCCACAAACAATTTTCATGACAGATATGTTGTTGGAAGGGGAGCTTGTGGAACAGTTTATAAAGCAGTCATGCATTCTGGAAAGATCATTGCCGTTAAGAAGCTAGCATCTAACAGGGAGGGGAACAACATTGAGAACAGTTTTCGGGCTGAGATTTCAACTCTTGGAAAGATTAGGCATCGTAACATTGTGAAGCTATATGGTTACTACTATCATCACGGTTCCAATCTGCTTCTGTATGAGTACATGGCTAAGGGTAGCTTGGGTGAAATGCTTCATGGGGCCTCTTGTAGTCTGGAATGGCCGACTCGGTTCACAATAGCTCTTGGGGCTGCTGAAGGTCTTTCTTATTTACATCATGATTGCAAACCAAAGATTATTCACCGCGATATAAAGTCCAATAATATTCTACTAGATGACGGCTTTGAGGCCCAtgttggtgactttggtttggcAAAAGTAATCGACATGCCTCAATCTAAATCAATGTCAGCGGTCGCTGGATCATATGGGTACATTGCTCCAG AATATGCATACACTATGAAGGTTACAGAAAAATGTGACATTTATAGCTATGGAGTGGTTTTATTAGAGTTGCTAACTGGAAAAACTCCTGTACAACCACTAGATCAAGGGGGTGATCTTGTCACATGGGTGAGAAAGTATGTTCGAGACCATTCATTGGCATCTGTGATACTTGACCCGAGACTGAATCTTGAAGACAAAAGTACGGTTGAACACATGCTTACCGTCTTAAAAATTGCTTTGATGTGCACAAGTATGTCGCATTTGGACAGACCATCAATGCGACAAGTCGTCTTGATGCTCATCGAGTCTAATGAGTGA